The DNA region CTGAGAAAAATGAGGAGCAAGTCGCCTATGCTGGTCCTGAGGCCATTGAAATCGCTGCTGATCCAGTGGTACAATACATGAGTAAAGAAAGTCTTGAAAAATCTATCGCGAGAACAAAGAAATCAATGCAGAAAGCTGCAAAAGAGCTAGATTTTCTTCAAGCAGCTCAATTTCGTGATGAAATGTACAAACTTCAAAAACAACTTGAAGAAAAGAAATAAAAAAAAAGCAGTTTCGAAAGAAACTGCTTTTTTTATATCGTAAAGGGAAATTGATTATCCCAAATAAGATTTCAATAATTTACTTCTTGAAGTATGTCTTAATCGTCTAATCGCTTTCTCCTTAATCTGACGAACACGCTCACGTGTTAAACCAAACTTCTCACCGATCTCTTCAAGAGTCATTTCCTGAATTCCGATTCCAAAGAATAATTTAATAATATCGCTCTCTCTTTCTGTTAGAGTAGCTAGTGCACGATCGATCTCTCTTGTAAGCGATTCGTTCAACAAACTACGGTCAGCGATTGGTGAGTCATCATTAATCAGTACGTCAAGTAAAGAATTATCTTCTCCATCAACAAAAGGTGCATCTACTGAGATGTGACGTCCTGATACACGAAGCGTATCAGCAACCTTATCAGCAGGAAGCTCAAGAGTATCAGCCAACTCTTCCGGAGATGGTTTTCTCTCATGCTCTTGTTCAAATTTAGAAAAAGCTTTGTTGATTTTATTCAAAGACCCTACTTGGTTCAATGGTAAACGAACAATACGAGATTGCTCAGCCAAAGCTTGCAAAATCGATTGACGGATCCACCATACCGCATAAGAAATGAATTTAAAACCACGAGTTTCATCGAATTTTTCAGCAGCCTTAATCAAACCTAAGTTACCTTCATTAATAAGGTCAGGTAGACTTAAACCTTGATTTTGGTATTGTTTAGCTACGGAAACAACAAAACGTAAATTGGCTCTAGTTAACTTTTCTAAGGCTCTTTGATCACCTTTTTTGATGCGTTGCGCCAATTCAACTTCTTCTTCTACAGTAATAAGATCTTCTTTACCAATCTCTTGCAGATACTTATCTAGTGAAGCACTTTCGCGATTAGTAATTGATTTTGTTATCTTTAATTGTCTCATAGTCCCTTTTTCAACTCGAAATATTGCGCAAAATTAGCTCTTTATTAATGAAAGTCAAATTTATTGTCTCTATTATTCGAATTTATATTAATTTCCCCATTTAAAACCCCCTATTCTTTACGATTCAAAGAAAATGCATAATACTTATGCGTTCCATTGGGATAAATACCCGAAATAAATACCCCCTCATCCTTCACAGATTGCAGAGCTTCTCTAACATCTGACACTTTATAAATTGGAGTTTCATTTATTTTATAAATAATAAAACCCTCCTTTATGTTTTCTTCCTTAAATTTACCGCTTCGCAGATTCTTCACCCTCACGCCTCTATTTATCTGAAGCTTATTTTTATCTTCTGATGAAATCGGCTCAAATTCAGCACCTAAAAAATCAAGGTCAGTTGCCTTTAATACCTCAGTATTACCAAGTCTATTACGTAAGATGATATCAATTTGTTTCTTTTCTCCGTCTCTTTTTATCAAAACACTGATTTCATCTCCTGGATGATACTTACTAACTTGTTCTTGTAGCTCAGCACTAGAATTTACGACTTTTCCAGCTACATCCAATATAATATCACCAGTTTCTATCCCTCCTTCTTCAGCAGCTCCATCAGCATTAACACCAGCAACATACACGCCTTCTATCTTTTCAATTTTAAATTCATCTGCCAAATTAGCATCAACAGTTCTTATCGAAACTCCAATAAATGCCCTTTGCACCTCACCATACTTCTTCAAATCGCCAATCACTTTTTCAACTATCGTAACTGGTATTGCAAAAGAATATCCCGAATATGATCCTGTTCTTGATTCTATAGCGGTATTGATACCTATTAACTGACCTTTTGAATTTACCAGGGCTCCTCCACTATTTCCCGGATTAACCGCTGCATCGGTTTGTAAGAATGATTCGATGCTCATTCTCCCTCCCATTATGCCAATATTTCGAGATTTAGCACTGATAATTCCAGCCGTAACAGTAGACGTTAGATTAAACGGATTCCCTACTGCGAGAACCCATTCTCCTAACTTCAAATCATCTGATTTCCCTATTTCCATTTCTGGAAACTCTTCACCTTCTATCTTCAACAAAGCCAAATCAGTAGAAACATCTTGCCCAATTAATTTAGCATTAAAAACCCTTTTATCATGCAATACAACTTCTATTTTATCCGATTGTTTCACCACATGATTATTGGTTACAATATAACCATCATCAGAAATAATTACACCCGATCCAGAACCTAAGCTTTGTTTTGGTTGGGTTCTTCGACCTTGTTCTCCAAATAAAAAATCGTAAAACTGGTTTCCCTGATAATTTTCACGAGAATATAATGTTTTAACATGCACTACTGACTTTACTGATAACTCTGCAGCATAAGTCAAATCAACTTGCTGTCCCGAACTTGTTGGCAAATTTGCCATCTGAACAGTTGGCGATTCTTGAACGGTTATAATTCTTTCTTTCTTATCAGTAAAAAAAACAAATAATAAAACGGCGATTGCTCCACCTAAAATAGCAGTGAATAATTTTCCCAAAAACGATTTTACCATCATCTTAAAACTTTATTTAATGAATAACTTATAAAACTCCACACCTCACTAATGTAACTAGAATACAAACTATTGCCTAAAAAAAATTACAAAACTCAAGAAGTCAGATTAAAAACAATCTCAAAGTCCTGCTCTTGATCCAATTATTTTTATTTTCTTAGTATGCCAAACTAGCAATTAAAATAAGGTGAGTACATTTATACAAGTGTAACGATATAACTTAACAAGTGTTTTACATTTTATTGGTATTTAACACTTCTTAACAAGAATTAAAATGAATATTAAGTTTTCTAAATACCAGGGAACTGGAAATGACTTTGTTCTAATCGATAATAGAGAACAACTTATATCTCCAGATAATTTTTTATTATTTGAGAAACTTTGCGATAGACGTTTTGGCATTGGTGCAGATGGATTGATGTTACTAGAGAATGCAGATGGTTTTGATTTCAGAATGAGGTACTACAACTCAAATGGAAAAGAAGGCAGTATGTGCGGCAACGGTGGAAGATGCATTATTGCATTTGCTCATCATCTTGGAGTTATTGCAGATAAAACCAAATTTATAGCCGTTGATGGAGAACATGAAGCGGAAGTTCATCAAAGCAATGAAGATATAAAAGTGAGCCTTAAAATGATCGATGTAAGCACAATTGAATTTGGAAAAGATTTTTATTTTTTAGATACTGGCTCACCTCACCTTGTCAAATTCATTGATCAACATGAACAATTCGATACTTTCACAGAAGGCAAAAACATAAGATACAACGATCGTTTTAAGGAAGTTGGTACGAATGTGAATTTCGTTTCCTTACATCAAGATCATATTCAAGTAAGCACCTATGAAAGAGGCGTTGAAGATGAAACTTATTCTTGTGGAACTGGTGTTGTTGCTTCGGCAATTAGCTCTAGCTTTAAAACGAATAGCGACAAGTTCAAAATCAAAACCAAAGGCGGAAATCTTGAAGTTCATTTTGATAAAATTAATGAACAAAGCATAGAAAACATTTGGTTAATAGGACCTGCTACCCATGTATTTGATGGTATTCTAAAAATATAAAAGGTGAACTCTCCCGTATGAAATTTATTCTTGTTAAACTCTTTGAAGACAAAAGTATTTCAAAAGTATTTTTAGTTTCTCTTTTGGGTATTTCCTTGCTCTCCATTTCCATACTCGGATTATTTTGGATTCAACAAGCCAATGAAAAGTTTAAACAAGAATCGAAACAAATTCAAGAAGATTTTTTCAAAACTCAAGAAAAAACACTTCTACAAGAAACTCAAACACTAATCAATTTCATTGAAAATGAGAGAGAACAAACCAGAAACTCATTAAAAGATCAAATCAGTAAAAAAGTTTACGAAGCTCATACGATCGCAACAAACATCTACAATAGTTGCAAAAATGAATTAAGTCAGCAACAAATTCAGAAATTAATTATTGACGCCTTACGACCAATAAAGGACAGCGAAGAAGATGGTTTTTTCTTTATCAACAATTTAAATGGAACCGTTTTAATGGATCCAGAGAAGCCAGATTGGGAAGGAAAGAATAAGAAATTAATACTTGACGTATACGGAGTTCCGATCATCAAGAAAGAAATTGAAATTGCCAAAAAATATGAACAAGGATTTACCAACTATTCTTGGCAAAACGAGAATGGAAATAAAATACATCCCAAAATTTCATTCATAAAAGTCTTCAAGCCTTTTAACTGGTATATTGGATACACCAAAAAAGTGGATAACCACCTTCAAAAAATAAAAGATCAAATCTTATCAAAGATCACAGAAATGAGATTTGATGAAAATTTCACGATTATAGTATTAAGCTTTGATGGTACTTGCCTAGCCCACACTCAAAAAGAAATTGTAGGTCAAGATCTATGGCGTATTAAGGATGAAAATGGAAAAAAAATTACGCAAGAATTTATCAGTCAAGGCACAAATGAGAAAGGTGGTTTTATTCGTTACCAGGATCCTTTTATAGCAGGGAATGAAGAAAGCAAATCAAAACTAATGTATACGAAATCCTATAAAGATTGGCAATGGGTCATAGGAAGTGGAATACATATAATGGAATTAAAAAATGCAATTCAAAAACAAAAAGATGAATTAAAAGCTAGTGTAAATAGCTATTTTATAAAAGCAATCTTAATCTTCCTATTATCTGGTCTTATAATAGTTGTAATCACGCGCTTTGTTGTGCAAACCAATAAATCAGGCTTGAAAATCTTAAGCCAATTTTACAAGGATGCCCTTACGGAATCTCAATTAATTGATACAAGTAAATTGCATTTTAAAGAGTACAAAACACTGGGTGAACATGCCAATCAGATGATTCTAAATAGAAAAAAAATAGAACATCAGCTAAACATTGAAACCGCTTACTTTGAACAACTCTTTGAAAATTCTCCTGAGGCAATCGCAATCACCGACCATGAGAGCAAAGGGATAAAAATAAACCGACAGTTCACCAAACTATTTGGATACACTACAGAAGATATTTACGGTATTGTTATCGACAACTTACTTGCTGACGAATCAAAACAAAGTGAAGCAAATAACATTAACGAAATCACGTCAAAAGGACAACTAATCGAAATAGAGACAGAAAGAAAATGTAAAGATGGAACTCTTATTGATGTTTCCATTATGGGCAACCCGATAGAAGTAGCAGGAGAGCAAATAGCAATATTCGGTATCTACAGAAATATTACAGACCGTAAACATTACGAAAAGCACCTTAAGGAAGCAAAAAGCAGAGCAGAAGAATCTGACAATCTAAAATCTGCTTTTTTGGCAAACATGTCGCATGAAATAAGAACACCAATGAATCACATTCTTGGCTTTACTGATATCATGAGTTCTACACAAATAGACGAATCTGACCGACAAGAATATGCTGGATTGATTAAGCAAAGTGGCACCAACCTACTGCAGCTTATTAATGATATGATTGACCTATCTAAAATCGAGTCTAAACAAATAAAACTTCACAAATCAGAGACTTCGGTTAACACATTACTAGCCTCTTTGTATGAAAAACACTACTCGTACAAGAACACAAATCAGAAGGAAAATTTAATTCTTCAGGTTCAAAAAACCTTGAGTGATGAAGATTCAATTATTTTTACCGATGCAGGTAGACTAGAACAACTTCTTTCAAACTTAATCGAAAATGCCATAAAATTTACGAAAACAGGAATTGTTGAGTTTGGCTATCATTTAAAGGACCGAACAAATATAGAATTCTATATAAAAGATACAGGCATTGGCATCCCTGAAAAATCACTTAAAGATATTTTCCA from Labilibaculum sp. DW002 includes:
- a CDS encoding sigma-70 family RNA polymerase sigma factor, with product MRQLKITKSITNRESASLDKYLQEIGKEDLITVEEEVELAQRIKKGDQRALEKLTRANLRFVVSVAKQYQNQGLSLPDLINEGNLGLIKAAEKFDETRGFKFISYAVWWIRQSILQALAEQSRIVRLPLNQVGSLNKINKAFSKFEQEHERKPSPEELADTLELPADKVADTLRVSGRHISVDAPFVDGEDNSLLDVLINDDSPIADRSLLNESLTREIDRALATLTERESDIIKLFFGIGIQEMTLEEIGEKFGLTRERVRQIKEKAIRRLRHTSRSKLLKSYLG
- a CDS encoding S1C family serine protease, giving the protein MMVKSFLGKLFTAILGGAIAVLLFVFFTDKKERIITVQESPTVQMANLPTSSGQQVDLTYAAELSVKSVVHVKTLYSRENYQGNQFYDFLFGEQGRRTQPKQSLGSGSGVIISDDGYIVTNNHVVKQSDKIEVVLHDKRVFNAKLIGQDVSTDLALLKIEGEEFPEMEIGKSDDLKLGEWVLAVGNPFNLTSTVTAGIISAKSRNIGIMGGRMSIESFLQTDAAVNPGNSGGALVNSKGQLIGINTAIESRTGSYSGYSFAIPVTIVEKVIGDLKKYGEVQRAFIGVSIRTVDANLADEFKIEKIEGVYVAGVNADGAAEEGGIETGDIILDVAGKVVNSSAELQEQVSKYHPGDEISVLIKRDGEKKQIDIILRNRLGNTEVLKATDLDFLGAEFEPISSEDKNKLQINRGVRVKNLRSGKFKEENIKEGFIIYKINETPIYKVSDVREALQSVKDEGVFISGIYPNGTHKYYAFSLNRKE
- the dapF gene encoding diaminopimelate epimerase, with the protein product MNIKFSKYQGTGNDFVLIDNREQLISPDNFLLFEKLCDRRFGIGADGLMLLENADGFDFRMRYYNSNGKEGSMCGNGGRCIIAFAHHLGVIADKTKFIAVDGEHEAEVHQSNEDIKVSLKMIDVSTIEFGKDFYFLDTGSPHLVKFIDQHEQFDTFTEGKNIRYNDRFKEVGTNVNFVSLHQDHIQVSTYERGVEDETYSCGTGVVASAISSSFKTNSDKFKIKTKGGNLEVHFDKINEQSIENIWLIGPATHVFDGILKI
- a CDS encoding cache domain-containing protein, whose amino-acid sequence is MKFILVKLFEDKSISKVFLVSLLGISLLSISILGLFWIQQANEKFKQESKQIQEDFFKTQEKTLLQETQTLINFIENEREQTRNSLKDQISKKVYEAHTIATNIYNSCKNELSQQQIQKLIIDALRPIKDSEEDGFFFINNLNGTVLMDPEKPDWEGKNKKLILDVYGVPIIKKEIEIAKKYEQGFTNYSWQNENGNKIHPKISFIKVFKPFNWYIGYTKKVDNHLQKIKDQILSKITEMRFDENFTIIVLSFDGTCLAHTQKEIVGQDLWRIKDENGKKITQEFISQGTNEKGGFIRYQDPFIAGNEESKSKLMYTKSYKDWQWVIGSGIHIMELKNAIQKQKDELKASVNSYFIKAILIFLLSGLIIVVITRFVVQTNKSGLKILSQFYKDALTESQLIDTSKLHFKEYKTLGEHANQMILNRKKIEHQLNIETAYFEQLFENSPEAIAITDHESKGIKINRQFTKLFGYTTEDIYGIVIDNLLADESKQSEANNINEITSKGQLIEIETERKCKDGTLIDVSIMGNPIEVAGEQIAIFGIYRNITDRKHYEKHLKEAKSRAEESDNLKSAFLANMSHEIRTPMNHILGFTDIMSSTQIDESDRQEYAGLIKQSGTNLLQLINDMIDLSKIESKQIKLHKSETSVNTLLASLYEKHYSYKNTNQKENLILQVQKTLSDEDSIIFTDAGRLEQLLSNLIENAIKFTKTGIVEFGYHLKDRTNIEFYIKDTGIGIPEKSLKDIFQSFRQIDDSDTRKYSGTGLGLTITHRLTEILGGSIRVESEVGKGTCFFITLPYIKNNQDLRNTELISKENYNWKGKNILVVDDEKSNFTFYKASLAKTNADVLWAKSGHEAINLCNENKIDLVLMDIQMPEMNGYDATKKLKNIHSQIPIIGNTAFFQKEYKQKVIAAGCDDYLTKPIKIPKLLDSINKQLIKN